A window of Desulfovibrio sp. UIB00 genomic DNA:
GCGCGCCTGCGCCCTGCTACGGAAGACTTGAGCAGGTCAAAGCCCTCGTAATCATCCCGGCCTACCAGCTTCCAGCAGAACTCCAGCGCGGTGGATTTGCCCGCGCCCGGCTCGCCCGTGTATTCCAGAAAGGGAAAACTTTTGTGCATGGCCCGTATTTGCTGCACAAAGAGCGAGCCAAGCCAAAAGGCCAGCAGACACATGCCCTGCATGCCAAAGGCTCTGGAGTAGTTTTCTATCCAGCCGGGGTTGAACTTGCCGCTGGTGTTGATCTGCAAACCGGAAAGGCTGGATTTTACGCCGCGGCTGCGGATGGTGAAGTAGCCCTGCGGGTTCACATCGATGCGCCGCCCCTTGTGCCAGGCGTGATCCTGAAAGATGTAGGTCTCAAGGGTTTTGTCGTAGCCGATGTAGGGCACGGCGGTGACGGTGAGCATGCGGTTATCGAGCCACCACGAGCGCAGGGTCTTGAGGTGGCGCACATCGCCGTCAAAGGTGCCGCCGCGTGATCGGTTGAGTAGGGCCTTGTGAAAGCTGTCTGGCGAGGTGATGGCCGTGCCTTCCAGCTCAATGACGTCTTGCGCCTGGCCATTGGCGTAGTCGATGGAAAACACGTAGCGCTGCTCGTCCAGAATCTCGTTGCGGCTCATGTAAAGGAACTGCGGCCACACGTTTGAGATCTGCGCCACGCGCACGTGCTGCATAAACAGCGCGCGGCCCTCGGTTGAGAGCAGGGCGGTTTCGCGGGCGTCCTGGGATTGGTTGATCTCTGGCGGCGTGGCGGCTGATGAAGTGGGTGGCGTGGCGGGTGACGCTGGCTCTGTGGCTGCGGCCTCTTCCTCACGCTTCTTTTGGGCCTGCTGGGCCTCGCATATCTGCTGGCGGGCTTCTTCCACCAGAGGTTCCAGCAGCTCTGCAAACGCGCCTTCCAGCTTTATGTCGTAGAGGCCGTTGCGGTAATCCAGAATGAAGGAATCCCGCTGCTTTTTCAGGTAGGTGTAGTAGGCCTTTTCTTCTACGGATTCAGCCAGAAACAGCCGCCCGTTGTGCTTGCCCGCGCGCAGAAGGGTCGGGGTGATGCGCCCGGCGCGGTACAGGTCATCCCAGTCGTTGCCCGAGGGCGCAAGGCAAACGGTGGAAAGCTCGCCCATGTTTTTGAGCTGCTTGTGGTGCTTGCGCATGCCGCTTTTTCCGGCGGCGTCAGGATCCAGCGCCCATATCCACCGGACGCCTTTTTGCGCGTGCTGCTCAAAGAAATTCTGCGGAAAATTGTTGCACGAGAAAGCGGCCACGGCTTTGACGCCCACATGGAAAAGGGCAATGGCGTGGAAGATGCCCTCAACAATAAAGCATTCCTCCAGGCGCTCCAGCGTGAAGCCGGGGGGCGCCCACACGTCGCCCTTGTAGAGGGTGTGGTCTTCTTTGCGTTTGCCGCCAAAATGGGCCTTTTGCCCATCCCTCCCTTTGCCGATGATGCGCTCCCAAAAGCGGGTTTTTGCCGCGTCCAGATAAAAGCGCACGGTGGGCACATCCTGCCCGTTGCCGAGCGGATAGCTGCTTTGCTCGTACCAGCCACGGATCTTGGCCAGGTCGAAGCCACGGTTCAGCCCAAGGTAGGCATCTGCCGTGGCGTCACGGTGCTCCGGCGTGGCCGGGTGCTTTTGGGCGAAGTCGTCAAACAGCTCCGGCAGGGCCTCGCGCACTGTCTCGCTGAATCCGCACTTGTTTTTGCGGTTGCAGTCGATCACCAGGGGGCGGTCTTTTTTGATGTAGAGCGATTTTTCGCCGCACTGGGGGCAAAGGCCCTTGGTGAGGTATTCGCCGGAATCTTTGAACTGAAAATAGGGCGAGGCCAGCAGGGCCGCCACAATCTCGGGGTAGTAGTTCTGCCTAGGCATGGCGGCCCACTTTTTTGTCGTGGTCGCGCAGGGCGGCGGCAAGGGCGGTGGCGACCTCCACCAGATCCAGCACTTCTTTGAGGATGCCGCGGTTCTCGGCCTTGGTGATGCGGTTGTCTGCCGTGGCGCGGATGATGCGGTCAGCTACGTGCCCAAGGTCGCTTGTGAGGCAAAGAACCTGATTATGCAGGAACGTGGGCGTGATTGCAGGCAGCACGGTGTTGCCTGCGGTGACGCGGGCCAGTAGCCATTCAATGACCAGAGTGTTACCCGCGGCAACGCAAAAGCCCGGGATATCCACAAAGCTGGGGAAGTATTTTTCTGTGGAGGTAACGCGGCGCAGAAATGCCGGGCTGACATTCAGGCGTTTGGCCAGGACGGAAAGAGGGTACTGGCTGCGTGCAATGGCAAGCCGAAAAACATCCTCCGGGGCAAGGTGGGCCAGTTCTTCCATGGTAGCTCCTTTGTGGAAAAGTCCGTTTGATTGCGGGAAATTCCACGTAGGCTACTGTGACCGTGAGCCCAGCGCCTTGCGCAGCGCCTGACGGATCGCCAGAGGGCTTACCGTGCCATCGTTTATCAGCGTGCGCAGCACCATGCGCAGGGTGAGCAGTTTGCCCTCTGCGATAATGTGCAGCCCGGCGGATTTGGACATGCTGCAATTGCGGCCCCTGCGAAAGCTGCGAACATCCATGCCGATGGCCCGCGCTGCCTGCGAGTAGGAACCGTGGAAGAGCCTTAGCCGTTCAATGTGGGTGTGGAGTCGTGTTTTCATGTTTTCTAAATAGGTGGACTTGACCTAATATGTCAAGACGAATTTCGCCTCTTTGTATAGGGCGAAATGCCCTCTATAGTGGGTGTATGAAAAA
This region includes:
- a CDS encoding toprim domain-containing protein; protein product: MPRQNYYPEIVAALLASPYFQFKDSGEYLTKGLCPQCGEKSLYIKKDRPLVIDCNRKNKCGFSETVREALPELFDDFAQKHPATPEHRDATADAYLGLNRGFDLAKIRGWYEQSSYPLGNGQDVPTVRFYLDAAKTRFWERIIGKGRDGQKAHFGGKRKEDHTLYKGDVWAPPGFTLERLEECFIVEGIFHAIALFHVGVKAVAAFSCNNFPQNFFEQHAQKGVRWIWALDPDAAGKSGMRKHHKQLKNMGELSTVCLAPSGNDWDDLYRAGRITPTLLRAGKHNGRLFLAESVEEKAYYTYLKKQRDSFILDYRNGLYDIKLEGAFAELLEPLVEEARQQICEAQQAQKKREEEAAATEPASPATPPTSSAATPPEINQSQDARETALLSTEGRALFMQHVRVAQISNVWPQFLYMSRNEILDEQRYVFSIDYANGQAQDVIELEGTAITSPDSFHKALLNRSRGGTFDGDVRHLKTLRSWWLDNRMLTVTAVPYIGYDKTLETYIFQDHAWHKGRRIDVNPQGYFTIRSRGVKSSLSGLQINTSGKFNPGWIENYSRAFGMQGMCLLAFWLGSLFVQQIRAMHKSFPFLEYTGEPGAGKSTALEFCWKLVGRDDYEGFDLLKSSVAGRRRAFSQVSNLPVVIIESDRDSGEKDARQKQFGFDEVKPFWNGRGTGTLGVAKRGNDTDESLFQASLIISQNAEVDGSEALLQRIVHCHADKKHHRPGTREIARWFERQTSESVGGFLGAALCQERRILEAYEQAFDSMERDFTACGIKNERIVKNHAQIAACGSALRLLFPGVTARTVEGMAQYLKDRAHVRERRVGADHPMLEAFWEAYDYVNSRGPVSEQLNHAKDTEGIIALNLNHFREKCQDYGQAYPDVGMLKKLLPHTRRHKFVESSKSVRSRHEQTRIIKCWIFEKGDRA
- a CDS encoding phage regulatory CII family protein, producing MEELAHLAPEDVFRLAIARSQYPLSVLAKRLNVSPAFLRRVTSTEKYFPSFVDIPGFCVAAGNTLVIEWLLARVTAGNTVLPAITPTFLHNQVLCLTSDLGHVADRIIRATADNRITKAENRGILKEVLDLVEVATALAAALRDHDKKVGRHA